A segment of the Aphis gossypii isolate Hap1 unplaced genomic scaffold, ASM2018417v2 Contig01100, whole genome shotgun sequence genome:
GtcaaattgacatttttttgtaacgAACGGCATAAactgcatttttaattatactaggATCGTAATTTTGATAAGAACGGCCACCtacctttttttatatgatctTGGCATCGTAATTTTCCTGTCCGCAGTCACCccacgttttaaaataatttaaaggatGAACCACTAtaatgtatgaataaataaattaactattttaacacACGTGAACTATAACTGATAAATTTGCGAGCCGATTGACGAAAACCGCaatcaaatatgtttatttgttattgtgcTACAGTTGTTATCATTtcgacaatttaaaaaaccttaaaatagACCATCTTGTATTTACATCCATAAAATTTGGTATGATAATATCatgttatcaataaatatttttttctatggaggatataatagatattaacttggagtattaaatttcaactttTATCAAACTTGAAAtccaaaattataagaaaactacaaaaatataattttgtccgGAGTAACCCAATTttacggtatattatattctagacCAGAATTCTAGATTCTGTAAATTTggttaattatgataatttttatgtgtCACTATAGGAACACCCTTAGAAACTCCTCACCTCCACTTTTTCatgaacttataattattgtaacgcttatttttattatttactggaTAGTgtgcagtggcgtatttaagGTTTTTCCGCCTGTAGGCACTTCCCACTTCGCCACATCCCCCCCCCCATCCtttctaaaaattacttattaaacatatttaaatacacaatttgttatattataatattataacctaacctgATAAAAGAAACATTACTtatgaacattaaattaattacacgtAATATCTTTTTtgcaatttacaatttattatatttaaaactttaaatttttttttctacccaACCAGTTAACCTACTGGTTCGTACTGTgttgtgtatgtgtataagtataatatagtaggttcATGTAAATAGCTGTTTAATGTTGAGTGAACGAAAAATGAGTTGAATTTGATTtcatcaaatgaaaaatactttctaaataataataccttctttttttcttttttttttttttgatagataATTGTCAAACTACGCCAGCTAGCATTGGATCAAAATGGATTCCGAACGTGatgtgagtataataatatgttaatccattattataacattgtgtTTACATTGGTCTTAAagacttaaattttgatttttacttatttttagtttttttctctCAGTTTCCTTATATTTGGcgtatttttttggttttgtgtattaatgtcaaaaatatatttttaaggttttttctaaattttttttatgcatttagttttaaattatgcgTGGTTTGTTTGGCTTCTTAgttcttatttgtttttatattttattgtttttatttacgtgTTTAATTCATAGttggttttagatttttacattatccttttttattttatttagttacccGCAATGCTGTCATAGACCATTCGcgttcatttataataatattataatgtatacctacctatcatgtataattaaaacgtttttttataaagttggTTTACAATTGTAAgactcaaaaattattattacaatcttATCTATGTTATATCTTTATACGGTTGCTGTGGGAAACACTGCACACAGCTACCCAGTCAGTTCACGACGGTGATGCGATGAACGTCTCGCATCccgttttcaataaataaatattattctacaacgtctagtattattttatttatttacacaatgTAATAAGGTGGGTTTCAGAGTGTAACGGATATTAGAGATACCTAATTGCCATTTGtcggtttaatttaaaaccgtATAGAAAACGGGAttctttaaaagttaaatcaaAACATAGTTTTTAGTTTCACACACAACATGCTGGCATTAAtgttattgcattttattttaaacttttctaGTTGGCTACAACATCTGCATGCATTGCTCATCCGATGAAGGATCTTGTgagtacattaaattaaatattataaaaaacaggTAAGTGGGTGTTGCTCAGGGATGCCGGAACAACGGGGGCAGTGGGggcaaggttaggttaggttagccCTCACGACTACATGACATATTTCGGTGCAGCACGTTTGGGCATTTTTGCctgtttagtatttaaaatccaCAGAACGTTTGGGCactttatatcaataaaaagatACCACGTTTGggcactaaaatttaaaatttttattccttTGTTTaagaagtatataaaatatgtacatacgagtacatgcataatatatatattcatatatatatcaaaataatataggtaacaagTTTTATAAAGTGTtagttactatttattttgtaaaataagtacaaataaaataaataataatgttgctacaaaaagttataaaatacgaaagttatatataggtactcgtgttaaattaaaatagtaatatcatattaatcaaaataatgaagGTATCaagttttagtattttttatggaaaaaaaaaagtaatatattatgtaattataatatttatattttatttccttgATAACGAGTTCAGCCTCTTTTCTAATGTaattgaattgatttttttttatactatttatttttaatgcagtTTCTGCCTGAATGTTAGTTAGAACGTCTACTACATGGTGTATGTTTGGATGTGGATGGTAAAATTGtgtattgaaatgtttatgGAAAGCTTCGGGTCCGTTGGTTGTCCAAGTATTATTTATGGGAGATTCTGTCCAAATATTTGGTGGAAATTGagactttttattaatataaatttctaaaatataatcagtAAACGTATGGTTATCTGTAGGAGCTACAGAAATGAGCTCAACGAAACCATCACCAACTTGTTCAGGTGGTAAGAAATAAGAATGCTAGATAGaccgaaaaaatattttagccatAACCctatttctgtatttttttatactgattaagtaaataattatttgattggaTTTTACGATACCAACTTTGACCCAAATGATATTGACATGCAATAATTTGTACAGTTGGAAACGATTCTTCGATTGCAATATGTGCACTTTATTCAAAAtccaaatgtattttattaatttgcagttctttgttaattaatttcttacaAAGTTACCCAAACGTATTGTAgccacatatttatatttacatttagcCCACAATAccacaatattattctataatgttGTTCagcaatatataacaatatattatatctgctAAATGCTAATATAgttctgttatttttgttacttgtattgttcataaattttgttatgcctacaatttttatacctacataatttgaatttatttaataaatatttgtacgaaaaaaatgtaattatacataagtacacacacacacacacatatatatactgtTACAAGAGGATCATTGTAATGGTTAGTATATTCAATGAGAATtcaatggtatattataataatatctttgcgcctatatgaaaaacgattttgggCTGAAACGGTCTATCAACATgggataatattttacattatattggtattattaatttttaaattacaacagaataactaaaatcgtagttattgattttgtaatatgtaatttcattcaaatttgaacttgaaaaactgtatttgtgtatatttttaatttgtttagtaaTAGAATAACCTACTTACGTGGgtcattgtattgtattttacaaattttagtaatacatacaatttgaacattttctatattttgtaaaggTAGACAAACTTATgagaaatattgtattgaatttagatttaaaaagaaaattttttatgaatttctaactcaaaattatttacacattttcgtcatttttacgttttttgtcaatatttgaacttaaaatgcttatataaaaaatagttgtgACTGGatttttgatagtttttatCTGCCGATTGTCtttgaaacaatatattaggagccttttattagattttcaagCATAAGTGTAGGTGACTGCTGTAATTAGTAGGTATtgccttatattattatcagccACGTAAATACCAAAGAGAGATGGttattgatgtttttaaattggcTTGTATTaccagtattttatttttttatatttttgataacctatataattattttaatcacctTGCAATATGTAAAGacgtttgtttatttttattgttcagcCTATATGATGTAGATTATGCTATCAcagtttatgaattattaaaaaaaaacgttataaaacacaaaacatcataattcatattaattaagcATATCATTGCAATGTTAATGCAACATACATACAAAATGTTGggttttattgtatttcatatatatataggatgTTGAATGTtgataggtatgtaaaatatataacatgctatattttatatttatatgttaacaGAATAAATCTTACTGAGAGTATAGGACGACATGGGCCGGAATCTTTATTTCCCAAATCAAGAGTTGTATCACTATTCACTAGTATGAGTAGTACTAGTAGTAGAAATTCCAGGAACGTCAATATCAGCTTCAATTTCGTTTTCCTCATCATTATATCTTTAGGTTtccgttttttaaaaatactaaacattttaaattttaaaattcagattTACGGAGACGGAATACTGTTGCCTGTTGACAGTTAACGTCTTGGGtactgtataaactataagtgTATAACGTGTGTCGTGTAATGTTATACCTAAGTTATGCTTATAACGTCTTATAACGATAACGCATATAATGGAAAACATGCTGGTAGCGGATTACGTAgataacagtttaaaaataactattaacacAACCAAATTCCCAATGCAATATACCTtacctatcataatattatattattgatctcatgacaaaatattttgtcctGCTTGatctaatataactattttcgaaacattaaatataaataaattattctaaaataaaaatttgaacagaataggtaggtatattgatGAAATAACTACTGCTTACAAATCAAGGATAATAGTTTGAATTTTTGGGGGTGCTAATTTTTAGTCTGGGGGTGCCAAAGACCCCCTAGCTGCGCCTATGTAACATATGTAAGAAACCTAGGTTAGGTTACcttaatttttgtaacatttgaTTACACACTTACTTTTACTGCTTTAAACCGAAATTGTATGCACTGCTATCTTAGAAAAAgcaatgtattacataatacataatatatgtattgtatataaacataagtattataatttaacaatgcaATCAAATAACACAACAAAATTCAGGAAATATTCACATTTTCTAATAGCTAGACCCTAACCTAACCCTAACCTGTTTTGTAGACCGTAGTGCACACATGTTCAAATCGTAGTACTTGTATATTCGTGGGCAAATTGTGTGTCGCGATGCACATAggacctaaaataaaaacagcgttacaatattataataattagtgttaACAGCCAATAGGTGCACAATATTTAGCAAACGTTTGTGGGCGCTGTTAGCATTGCAACTTGTACAGCGGTTAGGtttgtttatacaattttatttcattttatttcagGACTATCAGGCTAGGCTGTTGTGCGTGGTGGATGATATATGTACAGGGGAAATATTAGACCGTCATTTGGGGTTTGCTACACACAAAACCCAAAATCCAACATTTTCGTCGTTCTCACAAAAGGAACTCAAATACTTGGACGAACATAAGGGACTGTACCTTGAAGCGTGTGCTCAGTCTTCTCGGTTCTCCATTGAACGGTGCACAATGTTTGTTGAGGATGGTGATGTTGGCGCAAAAGTTGTGGCCTCAAATGAGCTAAAGAGCGGCACTGTAATTTCAGAACTATGTGGTAGGCTTGTGACAGTCAGGGAATCATTTCTCAACCCTgggaaaaatgatttttccgTCGTCCACAGCACATATAGGAAGAAATCACAGTTGTGGTTAGGGCCCGCTGCATACGCAAATCACGATTGCGAAAGCAATTGTGATATATACTTGTTGAGAAGCGGTATGGCGTGCCTTCGCACTAACAGAACAATTCGTGTCGGCGAGGAGATCACCACATACTATGGGCGTGACTATTTTGgtgaaaataatgtacaatgcCTTTGCTGCACTTGTAAGGACAAAGGTAAAGGTGCTTTTGCAAACACCGGACCAGTAACAAACACCGAACAAGTAGAAGAAGAATCACGTCTGATGCAATGCGCTCATTGTCCGGCGAGATTCAGGTTTGtaatgagttaaaaataagatataaagtTAAAGCATaggattgtatttaaatatttgtttcttcAGTTATATGTATCTTCAACTCATCACTTTATGAGGTATAAAATTTGGGGATGGGTACGAGAGACTTTCCCTTCTAAGATGTGGTAATGTattgatgatatttattatgtatatttttcacttaCCTTTCGAATCACTTCATCGGCTGTACCTATCTTGTCCGACTTGGTGTAGTAGATATTAAATAGTCAGAAGAGAAAAaggtatattgaaatatagagATAGAGTTAcagaaaattacatttattacatttataaaaattaacagaaattttaaatatttattgagaacGTGTTACGTGTTAGGTGAGCGACTGAGCGTCGTGTTGACTGTCGTACCCCTgtttatatatgttaatatgcCGCCTTTGTACATGAATTTACAGATAGCGTCATTAATCATTCATACATtgatatcgttataatatgtactattattataataatttgtgtttatacAGCTTcaaagattattaattttcttaaatctaaaaataacctatttaataataattatcatacgtTAATTGATATTTGTGCAGCTTTACCGGATGatatatgttaaatactaagttacctaaaaattacaatagtgTGTAGTATATGCTATGTAGTGAATTATAGTGATGACAGCTAGTGTTATCAGCTTCATAATGTGTAACTGAATatgtgtaattattgtaatgtatgaAAACTTGAATTCAGTGTTGTCAATTAGGATTTGTGTGTTTGTATGTGTTGTCGTTGAGGACAACACtgtgttatttgttaatttttttgatagccGTCACCTACGGAAAGGTAAGGCGGTCGGCGCCTCCGTTGTAGCTTTTTGACCATCTTCGGATGAACATCCTGGTCTctcttattatgtttttaatgtgcACGCCACACATGTCCGACCCCAGTTGCAGCTGTGTTTCGTAGTTCTCCAAGTCCAGTGTACCTACCACATCAGTGTATTGTACTTATAGTAGggtaaagaaattattaattatacttactaaCCTTTAAacctacaatatatttatttaatattcttaaatttaaataatgatatatcataatgtatatattattacaggtTTAAGTCGTGGTTGCTACGTCACTTGTCCAGACACTTGTACATGGACAAGTTTTCATGTGGGGAATGCGGTGCATGCTTCTCCAGGAAATATGCACTGAAAAGGCATAGCCTGCAAGTGCATGGTGTCGTGCAAAGTAAAGTGCAGTGCACATTTTGTCCCAAAAAGTTTGTAAGAAAGGAAGATGCCTTAAGACACCAAAACACAATACACCACGAGTCGACGTCGCTTCACAAGTGTCCGGACTGTGAGGCAACATACAAGGCCAAGCAAGACATGTTGTATCACCATAATAGGAGACACTCAGGTCTCAAACCATTTGCTTGTGCAAATTGCGATTCGACATTTCATGCGCCAAACGCTCTATATAGACACAAGAAAGATCGACATTAGATTGTGAGTGAaatgttattgtatacatttattaataagtaataatttctaaatagcatttatttgttaatttaaaataggttaggttatacataatatcatctagcattaaatttatatttaatttttttgtggctgttatttttaatttaaaatgtaatttatatttattttgtttgtagatCTCACTGATTCTAACTGTTAGCTATGAATATAGTGGATTAGGCCTACGGGGACaccacttaaaaaaaactactggCGTGTGGCACGGACGCTTGTCGAGTGGATTAGGCCTCTTGGGGAtaccactttaaaaaaaacgagCCTTGTGCTATACCTCTGTGGTGGTGTGGAAAAtagcaacatttttttcttggaatttttttgaaaattaacttttgTCGAGTTGTCATCGGTTTAGAGGATGACGAATAGTCAGTGATCAATACTGGTCCCATATACAATGTCTGACCAAGCTACGTGGATGGTGGGAAAACCATTTCACCGTTTGTTTTGAAACTTTCACAGATCGTAGCGAGTACCTCGAGCTACCACCTACCGTCCCTGCGAGTTTAGTGAGCCTACCACAAATATCACGGAGCCGGTAACCTAATGGTGCATTTTTGGTCTACCGTGgaactaacctaacctaagctAAACTCccttttttagaaataaattaaaaaattattagaatacataggcacaactttttttttattagcatttgaagttcaaatattgacaaaaatacatcaaaattatgaatatttggaaattattttgtatgtattgcTACGTGCTCTGATGtctcatatattaaatataatacacataggtACCAGAACGTAGATAATAATGACCAAatccaaatgtttataatgaataGTATTTCGTAGGACTCATGGACGGGTTCGttagagtaaataataatagtaataatactaatcaAGTACGAGTCAATAACCATAGGTCTAAAAGTGAAGGGCAAGACAAATTACACATAGTTCGGGGGTTAATGAATAGTAGCAATATACGAGTTTGACTTGACTAGGCCTATAACCAAAAGCGTACAAGAAAACGATTCTTGGAAATGCTGGCTAaatttggtaatattatattataatttataatatactatattttaacgtcacctaacctaacctacccGAGTGGAGACGATTttgcataaaattgttttgcttTTGACCACCCAAATTACGAACTAGATTCATTTTCCTATCAGAAAATATGATGAAGAAAatcaaagcatttttactgtattaaataaaaataattgtaaaatcaatacattcatcactcaactcagaatctaaaattcattagttacttttaatatttgaaatgataattactttgaaatatgaataaaagtgtaacttaaacaaatattattgtagtgaaaaaactttaaaaaatacctgttatattattaaattgtaaaatttcctTATTGATCGACATGCCATGCTCAGAATTTAAATGATCAATCAATaaagctttatttttaaaactaagatTAATGCAgctattacattttgaaaaatatgatttttcaaaaataatattttcttccttgtggacattatttttatgtctcTCAAGTGAGTATTTTGTTGTAAAgggtttattacaaatatcacaaacaaaatccatttttaaaaagaaataatataataaaaaagttatacacTAGCTAATATAGATCGAATTTTAGTATATCATATTCAGAAATTCCCACCtattacgtttttataatCTTGCTTCAATCATTATGTTGGAAATAGAACATgtctaaatattctaaattccTATGTCATAAGCTTGTTGCTGTGTCaggtaaaatgtgttttaccAGTgaccttaaattaaatagcatCATAAAGATAGCTAAAATCTGTTTGGGTAAGAATTGGTAAGTTTTGAATACCACACCATAATATCGtttaactttttcaaaaacgcctctgtctatttttattatttaatatatttttatagttataaatatataaaatctataaatcgtAATCGTAATCGGTGCCTATCGTGAATTCAATCCGCCGTACCGATCCCTGACCTagttacctaaataatattatcttagtccgtggtGCCGATATTGCCGGAATTCCGAGAATAGCCAGAAAATaacttgtttataaataacaatgtacAATCAATACAACAGCGATGTCtattggaataaaataaatctaaaaatacggTTTCCAAATATTCCTATAGCTTGGCttatctgtatattttataatcaatgctaaTACCTATCTAACCTAATTCTACAGGTAGGTAATGaagtaaataacattaaaaataatacgaaaatatatattatatacgaaatgtctgattattatttagaaacataataaattcataaattttaaaattctacgATACGCgcgataataacaattatattattataacgttatgTATATACAGCTGGTATgcgttattattacacaattattattatcgttcgtCGTCGCTACCGGTTCGGCGCCGCTCCTGCAGACCGTGTACACATTATACGCGTTAgtgaattgttatttttagttagtacgataatttaaaatattgcgatattataatatagatataatagtgtatacataataatattaattcgcCGTACCTGCAGTTGTGCGAGTGCACGGGGGTAGTAATTGAGTTACCTGTTGTgccgttgttgttgttgttgttgttgttgttgttgtgtaGAGTCGTTCTCCCGGACCGCGGGAGGCTGCGGGATACTTGGCTGGCGGGGACTACGGTACTATATGCTTAcggtatttatagacaattaaaattttcaatttttctaagtaattttttttttaaataacgataaaaattttttggctgaTCAGAAAATcttgacaatttaatacaaggtttcttataagttgttcttaaagtgataaaaaaaaaatccgaaatcgttggtcacaatttttttttataagttcttaaagttcgaatttatacgaaatatgtcaaaattgcgaaaaattgcaagtaattttgtggttggaaaatcgtaaaaattttttcttttataactaagttttgaaaatttggtacaagattatccataaattttttttcaaatatctgtaaaaaaaactctaccggattcagacaaaaattttttatgagtgtttgatatttaaatttttacaaaaccgcgttaaataacggtttagcctcaaacgatttttgatatttgttgttattcaaatagtataagtcgtaaatacttgaaaattttaccagttatttagattgacaTTTtccttatattatgatttaattttcaaaatattttgagttttttttgagctatttattgacaactgaaattttcaatttttctgaaaatttttttttgaagtgtcgataaaatttttttggccctatcaaagtacttgaaaattcgtcaaaattatgaatacttgcaaattattttgtaggtataattcataaaaatgtttgtataggtagctataagagttgaaaatttaatacaagatttttcatgagtttagcttacaattattataaaagaacttaaatgttggtgtattcaggccattaaaacataaaccacctttttcaccaaccactggaaattatatcctaggctgacaaatcatcttcgttcagaatcgtttttcgtatacaatgatacctatgattgcattcaaatttaacctaccctagtccgaggtccaccccacctcctaatgtacagcagaacggtacccacttgctcacttttttgtttttaatttaaaattttttttatcctttttttttttttgtttaaggaAACCATGAGACCGAGCGTTAAAG
Coding sequences within it:
- the LOC126555784 gene encoding zinc finger protein 605-like; protein product: MDSERDLATTSACIAHPMKDLDYQARLLCVVDDICTGEILDRHLGFATHKTQNPTFSSFSQKELKYLDEHKGLYLEACAQSSRFSIERCTMFVEDGDVGAKVVASNELKSGTVISELCGRLVTVRESFLNPGKNDFSVVHSTYRKKSQLWLGPAAYANHDCESNCDIYLLRSGMACLRTNRTIRVGEEITTYYGRDYFGENNVQCLCCTCKDKGKGAFANTGPVTNTEQVEEESRLMQCAHCPARFRFKSWLLRHLSRHLYMDKFSCGECGACFSRKYALKRHSLQVHGVVQSKVQCTFCPKKFVRKEDALRHQNTIHHESTSLHKCPDCEATYKAKQDMLYHHNRRHSGLKPFACANCDSTFHAPNALYRHKKDRH